GCCGGTTCGCCGAACTGATCGATCCGGGCCGCCCGTCGCTCTCTTACGACGGGCGGCCTTCGTCGTCCCGACGGCCTCGTCATGCCTACGGGCCTTGTCACGCGGGGCTTGGTCGTGCGGGCAGGCTTTCCGTCGTGCCGTCGTGCCGTCGTGCCGTCGTGCCGTCGTGCCGTCGTGCCGTCGTGCCGTCGTGCCGTCGTGCCGTCGTGCCGTCGTGCCGTCGTGCCGACAGCCGTCGTCGTCCCGACGTGGCGGCGTCCAGCGTCCACGCGGCGGGCACCCGCCGGAGGCCGGTTCGGCGCGTGGTCCTCGGCGACGGTTCCCAGGGCGGCGGCCGGGCGGGCGACGTCGGAGCGGCGACGCCCGGCGGGCGGTTCCCACCGACCGCCGCGCTCGGCCTGCCGCGCGACACCGCCGAGGCCGACCCGCCCCGGCAGCCTGCGGGCCGATGCCGCCGGGACGCTGCGCTACCGTGATCGACGTGGAACCGATCCAAGCCGCCCGAGCGCATCACGAATCGATAACGCGCCTCTGAAGGCCCAGGTCGCGAAGGGTAAGCCCCGCGCAAGCGGGGGTGAGCCGTACATCGACCGGCACGGCCGTATCGACGCCGCGTAAGCCCCGCGCAAGCGGGGGTGAGCCCGATCGCGGCACGCCCTCAGGCCCCGGCTCCCAGTAAGCCCCGCGCAAGCGGGGGTGAGCCGGCACGGTGATGAGCCTCGCTCGCCGCCTCGTAGTAAGCCCCGCGCAAGCGGGGGTGAGCCGCTCGACCTGCTCAGCACCCTTGCCCCCACCAAGTAAGCCCCGCGCAAGCGGGGGTGAGCCGCAAGACCAGATCCGCCTTCGTGACGAGGGTCTTCGTAAGCCCCGCGCAAGCGGGGGTGAGCCGATTAAGACGCAAGGTCGAGCCCCCGGTTGGGCGTAAGCCCCGCGCAAGCGGGGGTGAGCCGCACCCGCAGCGTGCCCGCGTCGTCGGGCGCGAGTAAGCCCCGCGCAAGCGGGGGTGAGCCAAATGAGCGATGGAGCCGAGCTGCACCGCCGTGGTAAGCCCCGCGCAAGCGGGGGTGAGCCGACGCCGACGACCACCGCCGGCACCTGCCCGGCGTAAGCCCCGCGCAAGCGGGGGTGAGCCGATGCAGCCGGTGGACGTCGGCGAATGGGAGGAGTAAGCCCCGCGCAAGCGGGGGTGAGCCCGTTAATCTTGCCGATTTGGCACCGGCCGTTGCGTAAGCCCCGCGCAAGCGGGGTGAGCCGGTCGTCAGCGCTCCCTGGTGACCCGCCTCGCCCGCACGACTCCGCACGGAGGCCTTCCGCCCGGACCGCACGTCACCGACCTCCGCAGGCGCCTGCCCTGCCCCCACACGTGCCCACACCCGTCCGCCTCAGCTCGGCCCCCGTCCTCCCGCCACACCCCCGCAGGCGTCGGGCGGGGGGATCTCGCCCACAGCGGTCGCCTGACCGGCCTCGGAGCATCGGAGCGGAGCGGGCAGAATGGACGCCGGACAGGCGGTGTCCCCCGATCGGGGCGCGGCGAGGCACGAGGCACGGCCGAACGGAGGCACGGTGGAGGGCGCTGAGTTGCGCGGGATCGTCGCGATGGACGGGCCGTCGGGAACGGGCAAGTCCACGGTCTCGCGTCGGCTGGCCCGCGGCCTGCGGGCGCGCTACCTGGACACCGGGGCGATGTATCGGGCCGTGACGCTGGCCGTGCTGCGCTCGGACGTCGACCCCACGGACGCCCCCTCGGTCGCCAGGGTCGCCGCCGAGGCCCGGCTGACCGTGGGAACCGACCCCGAGCACCCCGAGATCCGGCTGGACGGCGAGGACGTCGCCGCCGAGATCCGCGGGGAACGGGTGACGCGGGCCGTGTCGGCCGTCGCCGCCGTGCCCGAGGTGCGCGGGCTGCTCGTCTCCCGACAGCAGGAGGTCATCGCCGAGGCCGACGGCGCCGACGTCGGCATCGTCGTGGAAGGCCGCGACATCGGCGAGGTGGTGGCCCCGCAGGCGGGCCTCAAGGTCTACCTGACGGCCGACGCCGAGGTCCGGGCCCGGCGGCGCACCGCCCAGGACACCGCGCAGGGCCGCCGGGTCTCGCTCGACGAGACCCACGCCGACGTGCGAAGACGCGACGAGTTCGACTCGTCCAGGGCGGTCTCGCCGCTGCGGCGCGGCACCGACGCCGTCGAGGTGGACACGACACACCTCGACGTGGCGGGCGTGCTGGCGGAGCTGTTCCGCCTCGTCGTCGAGAACGGGCTCGCCGTGACCAGACCGAGGACCACCCGATGAGCGCCCGTTCCTCGACGGCCGACTCGGAGTCGTCGAGCACGGGTGCCTCGGCGCTGCCCGAGGGCTCCTGGGGGGCCATGAACCGCGCGGGCCGGTGGATCGGGACGACGATCGGCCGGGTCTTCTTCCGCGTCCGGGTCTCCGGGCGTGACCAGCTGCCGCGCCGGGGCCCGGTGGTGCTGGT
This genomic stretch from Actinoalloteichus hoggarensis harbors:
- the cmk gene encoding (d)CMP kinase; the protein is MEGAELRGIVAMDGPSGTGKSTVSRRLARGLRARYLDTGAMYRAVTLAVLRSDVDPTDAPSVARVAAEARLTVGTDPEHPEIRLDGEDVAAEIRGERVTRAVSAVAAVPEVRGLLVSRQQEVIAEADGADVGIVVEGRDIGEVVAPQAGLKVYLTADAEVRARRRTAQDTAQGRRVSLDETHADVRRRDEFDSSRAVSPLRRGTDAVEVDTTHLDVAGVLAELFRLVVENGLAVTRPRTTR